A single genomic interval of Coccidioides posadasii str. Silveira chromosome 1, complete sequence harbors:
- a CDS encoding uncharacterized protein (SECRETED:SignalP(1-20)~EggNog:ENOG410PRUA~COG:S~TransMembrane:1 (n4-15c20/21o384-406i)~BUSCO:8501at33183), which translates to MKKLLPYLIVGFAAAATAFAEDVTIFMPDTTPTPGSPNDRQIRPDVARLVLARRLGWPGSSLAGHVDESILQDLNEFGGQQPTLFGDSDQRENHHKLLVVVQGFDPVEDAHTQTKLDHVRVAGAERDFMETTFLSGLLSEPSPRRPTSRVCSYQWEVDQLTAADLVFRNKEGLDCPSKTPFVEQFMNTLFEDGDMENFRSVVRTYFGDASPEPGQQVSAILRLSPLPKHPNSLSTYKHIFPVLALAETSIMETTVVALPGNTWKTSAFTNLDSAVQPLADSHKRQPSQLYSALPRDSNSTKPDDKLSTLLPICYATNETCNARTNSCSGHGYCYLKRQGAAKGSECYACRCLRTVDHTNSKDGSKKTTQWGGPACQKKDVSMPFWLLGGFTLLLVVSIWLGVGLLWQMGQEELPSVLSAGVAAPRTQK; encoded by the exons ATGAAAAAGCTCCTCCCCTACCTCATAGTAGGCTTCGCCGCAGCAGCTACAGCATTTGCCGAAGATGTGACGATTTTTATGCCAGATACTACACCGACCCCGGGCTCTCCAAATGACCGGCAAATCCGCCCGGATGTCGCTAGGCTGGTGCTCGCGAGACGGCTGGGATGGCCCGGAAGCTCGTTGGCTGGACACGTTGACGAGAGTATATTGCAGGATTTAAATGAATTTGGAGGGCAACAACCTACATTATTTGGAGATTCAGATCAAAGGGAGAACCATCACAAGCTGCTTGTTGTAGTACAAGGGTTTGACCCAGTTGAGG ATGCGCACACGCAAACAAAGCTTGATCATGTCAGAGTAGCTGGGGCTGAACGTGACTTTATGGAGACTACGTTTCTCAGCGGTCTTCTCTCAGAACCCTCTCCGCGGAGACCTACGTCTCGAGTATGCTCATATCAATGGGAAGTGGACCAATTGACAGCGGCCGATTTGGTGTTTAGAAATAAG GAAGGATTAGACTGTCCTTCAAAAACGCCGTTTGTTGAGCAATTCATGAACACGCTTTTCGAAGACGGTGATATGGAAAACTTCCGGAGCGTTGTGCGTACTTATTTCGGAGATGCATCCCCCGAGCCTGGACAGCAAGTCTCCGCCATTCTCAGGCTCAGCCCTCTGCCCAAG CACCCGAACTCCCTCTCCACCTATAAACATATCTTCCCGGTTCTGGCTCTCGCAGAGACGTCTATAATGGAAACCACCGTCGTTGCGTTACCCGGCAACACCTGGAAAACGTCTGCATTCACGAATCTAGATTCCGCCGTCCAGCCACTCGCGGACTCACACAAGCGCCAGCCCAGTCAACTTTACTCGGCCCTTCCCCGCGATTCAAATTCCACGAAACCCGATGACAAGCTCTCCACCCTCCTCCCTATCTGCTACGCGACCAACGAAACCTGCAACGCCCGCACCAACTCCTGCTCCGGCCATGGCTACTGCTATCTCAAGCGCCAGGGCGCCGCCAAAGGAAGCGAATGCTACGCATGCAGATGCCTCCGCACCGTCGATCACACCAATTCCAAAGACGGATCCAAGAAAACAACCCAATGGGGTGGACCGGCTTGCCAGAAGAAAGATGTGAGCATGCCATTTTGGCTATTGGGTGGATTCACGCTGCTATTGGTTGTCAGCATCTGGTTGGGCGTGGGACTGCTATGGCAGATGGGACAGGAAGAATTGCCGAGCGTGCTGAGTGCTGGAGTTGCGGCTCCAAGGACGCAGAAGTGA
- a CDS encoding uncharacterized protein (EggNog:ENOG410IMVG~COG:I~TransMembrane:12 (i78-98o118-140i147-163o169-192i204-224o236-258i296-317o323-345i357-380o386-409i421-440o446-468i)), producing the protein MLISFHRASTIVLKTSSGSISYFCCICRGSDLQVNMVERELASLPTTPDHSSLPMAAIESATTAVKASSQWDISVRSVLALTGAFLALFCTLGFQNAFGVFQEYYGRAELKGYSDFDIAWIGALLTFMFLFCAAPAGILVDRVGPTPLLAFGRLGTIFATFMTSLCDQYYQFILAQGLTLGVSNAFLLTPAMTTVSHLFDKYRGTATGIMIAGSSIGGIIWPIMLDQLLNKRQRSFGWSLRIAGFVMIPVCLLITLAIRVPSKRNDARQADNANRGANNGPSKEKKADISTVKNPTFILLCIGLSVATFGLFAPLFFIPTYAVANGLSASLAFYLISMLNGASLVGRVSTGYLADKYGNLNLCFATTALTGVIAMCWNKATSKAAIIIFALACGYTSGAMFILQTPCAVQLATPESRGTAIGLLMIAPALPGLVGTPISGRLVPKGYLALSMYAGAFLLAGSALILWARLRQNSKVLSKV; encoded by the exons ATGCTCATCTCATTCCATAGAGCATCGACCATTGTGCTCAAGACATCATCCGGAagtatatcttatttttgcTGTATTTGCCGTGGCAGCGATCTTCAAGTCAACATGGTAGAGAGAGAGCTGGCGTCCCTTCCAACTACTCCAGATCATTCCTCGCTGCCTATGGCGGCGATTGAGAGTGCCACAACAGCCGTAAAAGCGAGTTCAC AATGGGACATTAGTGTTAGGTCCGTTCTCGCTCTAACAGGCGCTTTTCTCGCCCTCTTTTGCACCTTGGGATTCCAAAATGCCTTCGGCGTCTTCCAGGAATATTACGGACGCGCAGAATTAAAGGGTTACTCCGATTTCGATATTGCATGGATCGGCGCCCTTCTGACATTCATGTTCTTGTTTTGCGCCGCTCCCGCTGGTATTCTCGTTGACCGTGTTGGGCCGACG CCCCTCTTGGCCTTCGGCAGGCTGGGTACCATATTCGCAACTTTCATGACCTCCCTATGCGATCAGTATTATCAATTCATCCTCGCTCAAGGACTCACCTTAGGAGTCTCTAATGCCTTCCTGCTTACGCCGGCGATGACGACGGTGTCGCATCTTTTTGACAAATATCGGGGTACTGCGACAGGCATCATGATCGCTGGGTCGTCGATTGGTGGTATTATCTGGCCAATCATGCTAGATCAGCTCTTGAATAAGCGTCAGAGGAGCTTTGGCTGGTCACTCCGAATCGCGGGATTTGTGATGATACCTGTCTGCCTTCTCATCACATTGGCAATTCGAGTGCCTTCAAAGAGGAACGATGCGAGGCAAGCAGATAATGCCAACAGGGGAGCAAATAACGGGCCCagcaaggaaaaaaaggccgATATCTCCACCGTGAAAAATCCCACTTTCATCCTGCTCTGCATCGGATTGTCTGTCGCAACATTTGGTCTCTTCGCACCTCTGTTCTTTATCCCGACGTATGCAGTGGCGAATGGTCTTTCGGCCAGTCTAGCCTTTTACCTCATCTCAATGCTCAACGGCGCCTCCCTAGTGGGAAGAGTGTCGACGGGGTATCTCGCCGACAAGTACGGGAATCTCAACCTGTGCTTCGCTACAACTGCACTCACGGGTGTAATTGCTATGTGTTGGAACAAGGCCACCAGCAAGGCGGCAATTATAATCTTCGCTTTGGCTTGTGGCTATACTTCTGGT GCTATGTTCATTTTGCAAACACCTTGTGCGGTGCAGCTAGCCACGCCGGAGTCTCGTGGCACCGCGATCGGACTTCTCATGATCGCCCCTGCTCTTCC CGGGCTTGTCGGCACTCCAATTAGTGGGCGCTTAGTTCCCAAAGGCTATCTCGCACTCTCCATGTATGCAGGCGCGTTTCTGCTTGCAGGTTCCGCCCTGATCCTCTGGGCACGCCTGCGCCAAAATTCGAAGGTGCTTAGCAAGGTGTGA
- a CDS encoding uncharacterized protein (EggNog:ENOG410PKS3~COG:Q~TransMembrane:2 (o6-26i213-234o)) — translation MVLLSSTILVIGGVGLFIYSVITRFVSWYRLRHIPGPPGVGWSRLWLLRHLFSGRLCNKLKDVCDEYGPLVRIGPDWVVCSDASEIRRIWGVRSGYYRSPWYKAIRIDPTRDSILTFCENKTHHRTRSYLLPGYAAKGIENQEQVIDEQVGKLVALIRSRYISTRNALRPWNMGQSMQYLTQDVITAIGFGKAVGYLDADTDIFGFFKTFRSAILPFHCLALLPTVVDILQIFIMKPFVPKATDKRGAGWLMGIVKTHVDKRYGPEKVRNNDVLQSFVDSGLSQSEVEVEALVQLLSGTDTTATALRNIIFYIATHPRAYRLLQEEIDAAAQAVTRPVIADQEAKQLPYLQACIKETLRLWPPIMGMMGKISDEDDIICGIRVPAKTQVAWAPLALMKDRVVFGEDARTFEPQRWIDADPEQLKRMEATHGLVFAVGTRWECLGKRLAYMEMEKTIFELFRRFDFVMLDPVEPFKWKNYGLTIQHDMNVKITSRGIACNE, via the exons ATGGTTCTGCTAAGCAGCACAATATTGGTTATTGGAGGTGTGGGCCTATTTATATACTCCGTCATCACACGGTTTGTCAGTTGGTACCGTCTTCGCCATATACCGGGACCTCCAGGAGTAGGATGGAGTAGACTGTGGCTTCTCCGTCATCTTTTTTCTGGCAGGTTATGCAACAAGTTAAAGGATGTCTGTGATGAATACG GTCCTCTTGTCCGAATCGGCCCTGACTGGGTGGTATGCAGTGATGCAAGCGAGATCCGACGCATCTGGGGTGTACGCTCTGGGTATTACCGCTCGCCGTGGTATAAGGCAATTCGAATAGACCCAACAAGGGACAGTATTCTTACCTTTTGTGAGAATAAGACACATCATCGAACACGATCTTACTTACTGCCAGGATATGCTGCAAAGGGCATTGAGAACCAGGAGCAGGTCATAGACGAGCAGGTCGGGAAGCTTGTCGCGCTAATCAGGAGCAGGTACATCTCAACGCGCAATGCGCTGAGACCATGGAACATGGGCCAGTCCATGCAGTATCTTACCCAAGACGTGATCACAGCCATTGGGTTCGGGAAGGCGGTTGGCTATCTGGACGCTGACACAGATATCTTCGGCTTCTTCAAGACATTCCGATCCGCAATCCTACCGTTTCACTGCCTCGCACTTTTACCCACAGTAGTAGACATCCTCCAAATTTTTATAATGAAGCCATTTGTACCTAAAGCCACTGACAAGCGCGGCGCAGGCTGGCTTATGGGCATCGTCAAGACGCACGTTGACAAACGGTACGGACCAGAGAAGGTCCGCAACAATGATGTCCTCCAATCATTCGTCGACTCAGGCCTGAGCCAATCCGAGGTGGAAGTCGAAGCGCTCGTCCAGCTATTAAGCGGCACGGATACGACGGCAACAGCTCTGCGGAATATAATATTCTACATCGCCACTCATCCGCGTGCCTACCGCTTATTACAGGAAGAAATCGATGCCGCCGCGCAGGCGGTCACTCGTCCAGTCATCGCAGATCAGGAAGCGAAGCAACTCCCATATTTGCAGGCGTGCATTAAAGAAACACTGCGTCTCTGGCCGCCAATCATGGGGATGATGGGGAAGATATCTGACGAAGACGACATAATTTGCGGGATCCGGGTGCCGGCAAAGACGCAAGTCGCGTGGGCGCCGCTAGCGCTAATGAAGGACCGGGTCGTCTTTGGCGAGGATGCGAGGACGTTTGAGCCGCAGCGCTGGATTGACGCGGATCCCGAACAGCTGAAGCGAATGGAGGCAACACACGGCTTGGTGTTCGCGGTTGGGACAAGATGGGAGTGTCTCGGCAAAAGGCTCGCCTATATGGAGATGGAGAAAACAATATTTGAG CTTTTCCGCCGCTTTGATTTTGTAATGTTGGATCCTGTTGAGCCATTTAAGTGGAAGAATTATGGGCTCACGATCCAGCATGATATGAATGTGAAAATTACCAGTAGAGGCATTGCCTGCAACGAATGA
- a CDS encoding uncharacterized protein (SECRETED:SignalP(1-23)~EggNog:ENOG410PPAV~COG:S), whose product MKFRNSSLLFALIAAADLAVGHGAIVSASGDQGGQGNAIGIDQNTPRDGTRRRPFQQDTTRFRGSQRNTCGETLLNGDNDIEAGTQKVMDDNGGTLPQVSPGGELQMTLHQVNADGGGPYKCMIDSTGTGTQWQDIQVTQNVPGRLGINLRGRKTDFPLTAQIPNNQECTGTVAGQENVCMVRCQNPALAGPFGGCVPVQMQGAATGGNQGNNGNGTNGNNGGNNGGNNGGNNGGNNGGNNGGNNGGNNGGNNGGNNGGNNGGNNGGNNGGNNGGNNGGNNGGNNGGNNGGNNGGNNGGDNGGDNGGDNGGKNGGFLGGFLDGVLGGGGGGGAGGFLDGILGGGNNKGQNRGDQDQDQGGQQDDPSFDAEADRQAADAAEVE is encoded by the exons ATGAAGTTCAGAAATTCATCCCTTCTTTTTGCGCTCATCGCGGCTGCAGACTTAGCGGTAGGTCACGGTGCCATCGTCAGCGCCTCCGGAGACCAAGGCGGACAAGGGAATGCTATCGGAA TCGACCAAAACACACCCCGAGATGGAACAAGGCGAAGGCCTTTCCAACAGGATACTACCCGCTTCCGCGGAAGTCAGAGGAACACATGCGGAGAAACATTGCTG AATGGTGACAATGATATTGAAGCCGGGACCCAAAAGGTTATGGACGACAACGGAGGGACCCTTCCTCAGGTTTCTCCCGGTGGCGAGCTTCAAATGACCCTACATCAAGTCAATGCCGATGGTGGTGGGCCGTACAAGTGTATGATCGACTCTACTGGAACTGGAACTCAGTGGCAAGACATTCAAGTCACTCAGAATGTTCCCGGTCGGCTGGGTATCAATCTTCGCGGTCGTAAAACCGACTTT CCTTTAACTGCCCAAATTCCAAACAATCAGGAATGTACAGGCACAGTTGCAGGTCAGGAAAATGTTTGCATGGTCCGCTGCCAAAATCCCGCGCTCGCGGGGCCATTCGGGGGCTGTGTTCCTGTTCAAATGCAAGGCGCAGCAACTGGTGGCAATCAGGGCAATAATGGTAATGGGACTAATGGGAACAACGGCGGGAATAACGGCGGGAATAACGGCGGGAACAATGGCGGGAACAATGGCGGGAACAATGGCGGGAACAATGGCGGGAACAATGGCGGGAACAATGGCGGGAACAATGGCGGGAACAATGGCGGGAACAATGGCGGGAACAATGGCGGGAACAATGGCGGGAACAATGGCGGGAACAATGGCGGGAACAATGGCGGGAACAATGGCGGGAACAATGGCGGGAACAATGGCGGAGACAACGGCGGAGACAACGGAGGAGATAATGGGGGGAAGAACGGTGGGTTTCTCGGTGGCTTCCTTGATGGCGTTctcggtggtggtggtggcggcggtGCTGGAGGTTTCCTCGATGGCATCCTTGGAGGGGGAAATAATAAGGGTCAGAACCGAGGCGATCAAGACCAAGATCAAGGAGGACAACAAGATGACCCGTCTTTTGATGCAGAAGCCGATAGGCAAGCGGCGGATGCTGCCGAAGTCGAGTGA
- a CDS encoding uncharacterized protein (EggNog:ENOG410PG37~COG:O~TransMembrane:1 (o23-48i)~BUSCO:8621at33183) translates to MSVPTETPTSTPSSGSGGNSQPLLFFVALGFGVVFTNLWIIVGVKYCFRYNQRHRQLRTEETGDPIDLIAVPRTHRRRREKKLMTMDEVNNRFPLTKYKSWRASRADEGLPTAGGIEPPLGSRPASLKHASGALPDIADGQTIDGHAEPSGAIHDERKTLPNSDQSEKETQMISESHPSGVQQKEYSPAPASDVDKNHLDGDDDHDDPIHAAVPAELLANPGDSCAICLDGIEDDDDVRGLTCGHAFHASCLDPWLTSRRACCPLCKADYYVPKPRPDGSDGNQESGRRNADRANGPTEPEPVYVAGRLHPFSTRMVLPGRFITIAPSDSRNGYSRGPRDSRANREQTARRDSPSVATNQDSPRTAWRPRLPSLAMPRINLPSLNRSRPGPDHNRQDTETTPGQLESGTRR, encoded by the exons ATGTCGGTGCCTACCGAAACACCTACCAGTACCCCCAGCTCGGGCTCCGGGGGTAACAGCCAGCCACTTCTATTCTTCGTCGCGTTGGGATTTGGCGTTGTCTTCACTAATCTTTG GATCATCGTTGGTGTGAAATATTGTTTCCGCTACAATCAGCGCCACAGACAACTACGAACAGAAGAAACAGGCGATCCAATTGACCTCATTGCTGTCCCAAGGACCCACAGACgaaggagagaaaagaaactcATGACCATGGATGAGGTCAACAACCGGTTCCCGCTTACAAAATACAAATCCTGGCGTGCTTCTCGGGCTGACGAGGGACTCCCCACCGCTGGAGGAATAGAACCACCACTTGGAAGCAGGCCTGCGAGCTTGAAACATGCTTCTGGGGCTCTCCCCGATATAGCTGATGGCCAGACAATTGACGGCCACGCTGAACCCTCAGGTGCTATCCACGATGAACGTAAAACCCTGCCGAACAGTGATCAGTCAGAAAAGGAGACGCAAATGATTTCGGAAAGTCATCCGTCCGGGGTCCAGCAAAAGGAATATTCACCAGCACCCGCTTCAGACGTGGACAAGAACCATCTGGATGGGGATGACGATCACGATGATCCAATCCATGCAGCTGTGCCCGCGGAGCTACTTGCAAATCCTGGAGATTCCTGTGCCATCTGCCTGGATGGCATCgaggatgatgacgatgTTCGTGGTTTAACATGTGGCCACGCTTTCCACGCTTCTTGCCTTGACCCTTGGTTGACTAGCCGTCGAGCATGCTGCCCGCTCTGCAAGGCGGATTACTATGTTCCTAAACCTCGTCCTGATGGCTCCGATGGCAACCAGGAAAGTGGCCGGAGGAACGCCGATCGGGCTAACGGCCCGACAGAGCCGGAGCCGGTATATGTTGCCGGCCGTCTACACCCATTTTCAACCCGAATGGTGCTTCCAGGGCGATTCATCACTATTGCTCCATCGGACAGTCGGAACGGATATTCTCGTGGGCCGCGAGATTCCAGAGCTAACCGAGAGCAAACGGCTCGTAGGGATTCTCCGAGTGTTGCTACGAATCAGGACTCTCCGAGAACAGCGTGGAGACCGAGACTACCGTCCTTGGCTATGCCTCGCATTAACCTACCGTCGTTGAACAGATCACGGCCGGGTCCGGATCACAATCGCCAGGACACCGAAACCACTCCTGGTCAACTTGAATCTGGCACACGACGATAA